CAGGAGATCCAGCTGACTGGACGCAGCCGTGTGCTGCTCTGCGCTGCAAGCGGTGTTATCTCTCTGCCGGCCCGGCAGGCTAATCAGTCTCGACGAGATGGGATGGGTAGACGACAGGCCTTGTCGTTTGCTCTGTGCTGTGCTGCTCCACCTCACCACCAGGATGGAGAATGATTGGTTGAGCCAAGTGATTAGCAACACGCATGTTCTTAGATCCGGTCGATAATCACAGCCTCACTGTCACTGATAAATCTGCTAGGGATTACGAAAGCTATAGAAACATAGTAAATTCTATAGGATCTTATCTATAAAGATTATCGCGAGATCTTATCTATATCATTCATTTTATGATCTAACGACTAAACTGAAGAGtagagagaaaataaacacatatcagaaaaaaaatcttttataaaattaaattctataaaatttgtttcaactAGTAACATCTTTGCCGGTGACTCTCAGCGTCACGTACAACACAGGGTGCTGCACAACCTAATGCACAGTACATGGGCACACGTCCGAAGGGATATGTCGGTCTGGCTCTGCAGGTTTCGCCACATTAAGCTAAGATGGTGCATAGAACGTCAGCCTAGGATTTTCTCAGCGTCACGTACAACACAGGATGGTGCACATTCTAAGGCACAATACATGGGCACACGTCCGGAGGGACATGTCGGTCTGGCTCTGCAGGTTTCGCCACGTTAAGCTAAGATGGTGCACAGAACGTCAGCCTAGGCCTTTTTTACGCTAAGTAGCTTATTTTGATCATGTAAAACAATTAAAATCAGCAATATTACTTTAGAACCATACATGTATGCACCACTATTAATTTTCTTGTAGCTTCGCCGCGGATCGCATGTGCTTGGCAGATTCTGCCCATGCACGCACGTTGACGTGAGGAGGACCTTCTCCCCGGTGGAACGGGAGAGGTCGAGCCAATCACGCGCCATTGTTAACGCCAACTTGAGCCGAGCGAGCCTTCACACTGATCGGCCGtggtgccggtgccggtgccgcCGTCACGTGCGATGCGATCGTACCAACGTGTACTCCTGCACTAGCAGTGCTACTAAATATTACCATATCTTGTCAGATTCCAGACTTGTAGTGTGTAGCAGCATGCAGCTCCATCGATTCCTCCACGAACCACATGTCCATTACAATTTCCTTGACCACTGTCGTGGTTACTGACGTGTCTACTGGCTTAGGCTCGAGGAGGATCCTCCAACTTCACATGGTGACGAAAATCGACACAATATTCTCGTGAATAGTATAATTACTAAATATGAGTCTGCAGATCACTAAGTAGCATCACTTAGTTGTACAATTACTAAATATGAGTCTGCAGATCAATCCAAAGTAGCATCACTTAGTTGTACAATCCGTATGGATGGCATTGGAGAAGTCAGAACAGTACAGGATACCAAAATTTGATCCGATCACaggggaaaaaaataaaataaaagttcAACCCGCCCAGAATGGGCGGACGGACATGAGAACTGAAAGTTTTCGAACTGAGCAGCACTTCATGTCCCAGGAGTACTCTCCCGAACCACAtgatgaaacaaaataaatgtTGGCTTAGTTTCAGTGTACATACTGGTATTACAGATTTTGCAGAACGAGTAGCTGAGTTTTCCAGCAAGCATACTGCTCTTATTGAGATGAATAAAAGAGCAAGGCTCGTCTGTTAGTCGACACAGATAGATTCGAGCAACCTGGCAGTTCCCTCGCTGACTTCAACGTTTTCGATCTTTAGCCGGTGTCGCATCCCAGGGAACTTCTTCCCAGCAGATGCATATGTCCGTATCAACGGTTCAAAAACCAACGGGCCCAGATCCTTTTGCACCTTCTTTAAAGCTTCAACAAATTTCTCGGCTCCATCTACATCTTTGTTGATCTCAAAGTAGACCATCAGTCTCTCGGTCACTTCACGTGGTGGCACCCAAATCCTACCACTGCTGTGTCCCTTCTTGATTGCACGATCGGCGCACCAGTAAGCCATCTTGAGATCCCCCTCCTTGAGATAATGTTCCATGAAAATTTCCCATGTCTTAGCGTTAAGCCTTCCACCACGCATCTTGGCACGCTTCTTGAGAGCAACAGCCTTGTCAAACATACCCTCTGTAATATATGCTTTAATCATAGCATTTGCAACCCGGATGTCATATTTAGGATGCTTCACATCGAGGTTCTCCGTGCCCTTGTCCTTGGTTCCCTTGACATCGGACTGATTATTAGGTGCATTAGTTGAAGATTCGGGCTCAACTGTAGATGTTTTAGTTGCCTCAAAGTCCTTTGTGTTAGTCTTAGATGGATGGATGTGCCGGGCTTCCCACTCTTTGAAACAGGCCTCAGCAGCAGGCAGATCCTTCAAGTTCGCCAAAACTTGAATCATATTGAGATAACTCATGTTTGCCATTCTAGGACAATTCCGCTTCAATGACCGCCAAACACGATGGACTTCCACTAAATTTTGTGTTCGCCCATACAATGTAATAAGGAACTGGTAGGCTTCAAGATCATTGCTAGTATTCCGCTTCTCAAGCTCCTTAAGAGCAGCTTCTGCCTTCTCAAACTGTCCAGCATCAACATATATGGAAGCCAGGTTACTGTATGTAGTCCAATCAGGAGTGACACGACCATCCCGTTTCATCTCTTCAATCACCCTCTCAACCCCTGGTATGTCTTCACGAACAGCAAGTGCCCTCATCCAAACATTGTAAGTGAATATATCTGGCAATACATCATCAGCCTTCATGTCCTGAATGATGCTGGGGACCTTCTCAGGTTGGTTGACCTTGGTGTATAGTGCCATTAAACTGTTATAGGACATGGCAGTGAATGCAAAGTTGAGCTCCTTCATTTTTTCCATAAGGGCCTCAGCCTTCTCCATCATCAACTCTTTGCAGTAACAGTTGAGAAGAGCGCCATATGTGAGATGAGTTTTGGAGGTTTCTGGGAGGTCCATGAAGTACTTCTCAGCAGCAGCAATGCCTCTTGACTTTGCAACAAGATCCAGGCGGATTGCTTGATCACTGACTGTAGGATTCATGCCTCTTCTGGCCATAACTTCAGAAAGCTGCAGAAATAAACAAAAATAGGGAGAAAGGATCTATTTAAACTTCGTTGAAAGATATGTTTCAATTTCAGAACCATCACAAGCAGATACacaatatttaaaattatatactAATGTCCATCTGGAATACACAACAGGCATTTTACATTCTGCTGCGATTCAGATAAATACACCAGAACGAAAGCAACCAACAAAATTTCAAATAGAAATGACTGTTTCACAGTAGTACACTTAAAAAGGGTAATATATGGTTTTGTAAGTGCTGCTCCAGATATAAAACTATACACAGTGAACACCTATTAGGGGTGGAACTCTTTGTAGTCCACATAGAAATAACATTAACACAAGGGATCCAGTCTTCCAACAGCATTTACATACACAATCGCACAATACTGCAAATTTGGTGGTCATTCAGATGGGAGCTTGCAGGAAACAAAATCTTTAGCTTGGTATAATGAGTTCAAAGACCAATTGGTGTAACTCACTAGCTAGTGCCAAGCGAGCAAATAATTTGGACAAGTTAGTGCTTTTGTGAAGGAGAAACTACTACAGTAAAATGCTGTGCAATACAGTAATATTTATGTTGCATAGTAGTATCATACAGCTAAAATAGTTTTTGCCGTATACCCAATACATTATATTATTCACAGTTCTGTAGCACTTAGATACAAAATGTTGAATATGACAATGAGATATAAATGTATTTCTGTAGAAGCGCAAGGTTCATAATTTCAATTATACACCTTGCACCGAAATGAAGCAACAAGATCAAACCCTAACATATCAAAGGTAGTTCAAAATAATGCAATGCAAACATTAAGTCATTAACCGCAATCAGTCATAACAAAACTCAAACAATAATTTCAGGCTAAAATAACTAGTGATGCTAAAAATGTCAGTTGTCCAATTAGCTAAGAGGGTATGCTTTAGGTGCATGATAATGTGGCAAAGCATCATAGACAATGTTGTGGTGTGCAAAGCACACTTAAAATTCTGAGGAAGTGCTAGATTCAGAGAAGAAACTGTTTAAACAGCATAATGTGGCCAAACATATTTATATATTGGAGTCATAGTGTAACAAGTaccaatttctgcaagaacaatTAAAACAATAACCACCATGAACTTGCGATAAGATAATGAATAGTCAATagtaaatgaataaaagattggCAATTTGCAACGATGTGGAGAAACATAGGACACCTTGATAATTGAGTGACAGGCTAAACATATGGAATAGAACTCTGGGTAGAGCTGAAACGGAATATTCCAAAGAAAATGCAAAACAAATGAGTGTTTAATACACAAACTTGATCATTCAGAACAAGGAAGTACCACAAGGATGGCAAAATAAGGAAGCTGGCTCTGCGGGGGAGAAAAGCAAGAAACTGGTGTCCAACTGTGTTCTGGCAGCACTAAACAGCATTTTAATAAAACCCTCAGATGGAACATCATCAATACAGTTAAGCATACCGATGAACAGGCGAGCAGCGACTCTGTTATGATGCTTCATTAAACAGTAAAATGGGACTACTTGCAGCCCAATTTAGATGAACTGATCCAACACTGCGATGCCGGTCTAACGCTTTTAGTATTTCAGTAACATACACTGCAAGTGCATCCAAGGCCAAGCAAACAGGACCCCCCAAAGGCAAGACACAATAATACAATATCGTATAGTGGAGCGCTTGGTTTACATATCTGAACACAGTACTGAATATGAGACCGTGAGTGGCATTTCACCGCGTCGAAGCCTACTGTTGTGACCTAGCACATTTCACAACACTGGCAATCAAATTAAGCATTCCGTTTGACTAAATATTTTCATCTTGGCAAAATATGCAAGTCATAGCGCACTGCCATATTCGTATAAGTAAACATCCAAGGGGATTTATCCCCCTCGATAATCCTAATTCCATCATCAGATCTAACAACAACAGCCGCCGCATCACGACGCACAAACTCCGGGACCAACAGATCAcgaaatgagagagagagaaccggGGGTCGGACCTTGAGCGCCGGGCGGAAGAGCTCGTGCCGCCGCATCCGGCGGACGCAGACGCCCACCTCCCACTTGAAGGCGCGCTTCCGGCTGTCGAGGAAGCCGTCCACCTCCTCCCGCACCGCCTGCGGCGTCGACCCCCGCCGGAACAGCCGCCGGTACAGCGCCTCCTCCACGTACTTCTTGCTTGACCGCCGCGCCACGTCCTTCACTCGCGTCGCCATCTCCGCCTCCCTCTTCTCCTCGCCGGCgttctcggggggggggggggggttctgaGGGTTTTGGCGGCGCAACGGGGAGGACCTCagttctcaaaaaaaaaaaaaaaaaaaaaaaaccccggGGAGGAGCTCGCCTTCCACTCGCGTGATTCCTTTGGGCCTCCTGGGCCTTAATGGGCAGTGGGCTATCCCACTATATATTGTAATCCATACTTTGGTTATGATGCAATTTCTGTTTCCGTCTCTGCGTACTTCCTACTAATCCAGGAAAAAGTACAGATAAAGCACAGGGGTAGATTAGTgacaggtaaaaaaaaaaaaaaacaagttctCAGCATAGCCCACCTATGAAACAACTGCACAGCTCGTATTATGTTTCAGTGGACTCATTCTATCACACAGCAGTGGATTCATTTTTATTCTGCCAGAGCATGCCAAAaagacaaaataaaaataatctgTGTTGTTCCATGATGCAAGTATAGAAAATGCTgcccggtttttcaaaagagTAACCAAATGTACTCCATATATATGCTAAGATCAGTTTATCATATATGCGGTGacatataagtgatatacagttttatatcaaacaaaacaactttattaagATAAATATCAGAGTTTACAAGATAGCGGCGGAAAAACAGAAGAGGACTTCTATGGATTTTCTAGGCATACCACAGGCAATCAACTGGGGGCAACGTGACTTGTAACACTTGATTTCTTTGTAGTCTTCTCCAATTGAACAACATATATTATTGGAAATAGtaaatgtgagtacatatcgtactcctcAAGTTTGgaaaaagtatgacatgagACCAATATCAAGAATAGCTTAACTCAGGGGTTTGTTTGCATAAATGCTATTTTAGTAGTAAaacagttataaaagcaacatatttactatatgaAACTTGAGccaaggttctaaccacctTGCTCCTTATCTGAGATTCCATCCACCTCTATCCAAAAACCTAAGGTTGAATTacagttcccaccactgtgatccaccCGAACAAACCAAAGACTATCCAAACCATCATAAACCActcgactaatcatgtgaggggtctatgccgctcataaccgtgagcacagttgaatattcagttttcactctgcagaggttgtacactttacccacaagacatgTCTTCCTATTTTGCCGAGTATCCGTTGGTCGACGGATgactcttacacacttctgaggtgtgcactaggaatccactgcaaagcctttccaaCGCCTCCCCCAGCACATGTCgatccactgaggtttcaccgccgtacataagtggaatacaccctccaccccagaagcccgcTCTTACGTCTTACGGTtccaggaagtacacccttccataCCGTACCACCAAATGACCTTCTCAATGCTGAGAGGATAGCGAATTACTCGGCTAGAGCCGTCCCATACTAGACTTGTGGTCGTACTATTTtcatggatggtcgctccacgaactgatCCTTAATATGGTTTGAACAAGACCGCTATCAACCAACACAGGGAGATAACCAATATCCGACAAAGCCTACAATCTGCCTGGAACACATACACATGCCAACCATCATACCACATTTGCCCATACCCTAACTTCCATAAGTCTAAGCATCTTTACCAAGGTTATTGTCATGCTTTGTTAAACAAAACATCATTTGCCTATTCTACCCATGAGTAAGCGACACTAAGCATTTTCTACTCAAACCATGATCACCATTCTACGGCTATAAGGAAAATGAGGggaaactagtaaaccctatttaTAGGATATTATGTTTGacgagcatgcaatttgtaTAATAAAACTTTATAAAATTAGGTGTAAAATGTTctaggacacttgccttcatgaTGTTGCTCAGTTATCTTGAACTGTTGCTCCTGGAGATCCTCGTACTGCTTCAGAGCGTAGTCGTCTACTCACAGGAAcaaccgacaaaagagaaaacacaaacaACTAAAAGCAGTACATCAAACAGAGGCatcacatcataaaaaaaatgctatGATTGGATATGTCATGAGATTAGATGAACCAAGGAGTGctgcttggatttgaatgatATTcactgaacaagatt
The sequence above is drawn from the Phragmites australis chromosome 10, lpPhrAust1.1, whole genome shotgun sequence genome and encodes:
- the LOC133930939 gene encoding large ribosomal subunit protein mL101 (rPPR4)-like, with product MATRVKDVARRSSKKYVEEALYRRLFRRGSTPQAVREEVDGFLDSRKRAFKWEVGVCVRRMRRHELFRPALKLSEVMARRGMNPTVSDQAIRLDLVAKSRGIAAAEKYFMDLPETSKTHLTYGALLNCYCKELMMEKAEALMEKMKELNFAFTAMSYNSLMALYTKVNQPEKVPSIIQDMKADDVLPDIFTYNVWMRALAVREDIPGVERVIEEMKRDGRVTPDWTTYSNLASIYVDAGQFEKAEAALKELEKRNTSNDLEAYQFLITLYGRTQNLVEVHRVWRSLKRNCPRMANMSYLNMIQVLANLKDLPAAEACFKEWEARHIHPSKTNTKDFEATKTSTVEPESSTNAPNNQSDVKGTKDKGTENLDVKHPKYDIRVANAMIKAYITEGMFDKAVALKKRAKMRGGRLNAKTWEIFMEHYLKEGDLKMAYWCADRAIKKGHSSGRIWVPPREVTERLMVYFEINKDVDGAEKFVEALKKVQKDLGPLVFEPLIRTYASAGKKFPGMRHRLKIENVEVSEGTARLLESICVD